The proteins below come from a single Aegilops tauschii subsp. strangulata cultivar AL8/78 chromosome 6, Aet v6.0, whole genome shotgun sequence genomic window:
- the LOC120967370 gene encoding uncharacterized protein → MGAHPGDACRLFGHATTPPRMYEGPVRRSGGIAFLCMTNLCLVVQEEKLKRPLSHMQAWEIAHTRKDPKPGEPKYYGKKTVGRKKAYSEGYLALHPDTPDPIAADLDERVVVLDVVITPSISYTQLRRIDPTLSQRTSTRMSSAPSLSLFQEQQTAYMEYTRQETMAWHDRLHAYHQQRDREIQHTFQEMAAGRCPQWPSAEGPPAQPVLLTFEEFVAQNAGPSPGTGASTVGGGLRNTPETRSPTTPIHGDGGGGGRGGGLGGSAAASSDDLGFGGLGGDDLRGAQRPGA, encoded by the exons atgggggcacaccccggagacgcgtgccgcctcttcggacatgccaccacaccaccccgcatgtatgagggcccggtgcgacgctcgggtggcattgctttCTTATGTATGACTAACCTCTGTTTGGTGGTGCAGGAGGAGAAACTGAAGCGGCCGCTCTCACACATGCAGGCATGGGAGATCGCCCATACGCGGAAGGACCCCAAGCCTGGCGAGCCCAAGTACTACGGCAAGAAGACCGTGGGGAGGAAGAAGGCCTACTCCGAAGGGTATCTGGCGTTACATCCTGACACACCTGACCCCATTGCGGCGGATCTGGACGAAAGGGTGGTGGTTCTCGATGTTGTGATCACTCCGTCTATCTCCTACACACAGCTCCGTCGGATCGACCCGACCCTGAGCCAGCGCACGAGCACGCGCATGAGCAGTGCACCGTCACTGTCCCTCTTTCAGGAGCAGCAAACT GCCTACATGGAGTACACACGccaggagaccatggcgtggcaCGACCGCCTTCATGCATACCATCAGCAGAGGGATCGCGAGATTCAGCACACTTTTCAGGAAATGGCGGCCGGCAGGTGTCCTCAATGGCCATCAGCAGAGGGTCCTCCAGCACAACCAGTGCTGCTGACCTTTGAGGAGTTTGTGGCACAGAACGCTGGCCCCTcgccg GGAACAGGTGCATCTACCGTTGGCGGTGGTCTTCGCAACACTCCCGAGACACGGAGCCCGACCACTCCGATCCACGGagacggaggcggaggcggacgTGGAGGCGGTCTTGGCGGTA